In Candidatus Poribacteria bacterium, the DNA window ACAAATCTTATAACGCCCGATGATCTGCCGGATTATCTGATAGAAACGGGCAGACAGAAACGCCGGCTGCCGCCAAGTGGGGATATGTCACTTGCTGCTATGGAGAGAGAACATATAAAATACGTGTTAGACCAAAACGGCTGGAACATAACCAGATCGGCTGAGATTTTAGGAATAGATAGGGTGACGCTATATAACAAGATCAAAAAATACGGCCTTAAAAAGCAGTCCGGGTGAAGGAGTCCAACCATGGCCAGGATCCTGGTGGTAGATGACGATAAATTGGTGCTTCAACTGTTCATCGAGACGCTGAGCGAAGAGGGATATAATGTGGATGGAGCCTCCAGCGGAACTGAGGCTTTGGACCTCCTCAGGAGAAATCAATATGAGGTCATACTCACCGATCTTAAACTGCCCGAGATGAGCGGGATCGAGATACTCAAAAAGGCGAAGTCGAAGGATCCAAATGTCGAGGTTATCATCATAACCGCCTATGGCACGATAGATCTCATAGTAGAAGCCGTTAGAGAAGGCGCTTATGACTTCATAGTTAAGCCGGCTGAACTGAGCCGGATATCCCTGGCGGTCAAGAACGCTCTCACCAAACGGTCGCTCGAAAGAGAACTAAAGGAAGCCATCAGGAAACATCAGGAGCTCTACGAGATGGCGGTAAGAGATCCCCTCACCGGCCTCTACAATCAGAGATACTTCCGGGACCTTATGGGACGGGAGATAAACAAGGGCGGAACGCTATCGCTGGTGATGTTCGATCTGGATAACTTCAAATATTACAACGACACACATGGACACCTGAAAGGCGATCAACTGCTCAAGGATATAGCTAAAATCCTTGAAAGTAACAGACGCAGCACCGATATAGTCGCCAGATATGGGGGTGATGAATTCACTATTATCCTCCCAGGAACGACGAAGGAGAACGCGGAACGGTTCGCCTGGAGATGTGTGAGGGAGGTGGAAAACCATCACTTTAAGGGCGAGGAGGTGATGCCTAAAGGGAAGGTGACGATGAGTGGTGGCGTAGCCTCCTTCCCCGAGGATGCCATCGGGGCGGAGGAACTGGTCGAAAAGGCCGATAAAGCGTGCTATTGGGCCAAAGAGATGGGCAGAAATAGAGTTATGGCCTATGAAAGGAGAGAGGAAGAGGATGAGGGATAGGATTCTGATCGTTGAGCCCGAACCCAGCGTCCGAGAATCCCTCAGGTTGATACTTCGGGATGATCACGAGATCGAAACTGCCGGGGAGATGGACGAGGCAAAGGAGATGCTATCCAAAGGGCGGTTCGATCTGGTGATGGTTGACCTAACCGAGGGGGACCTCGCCCCGTTGACCGACCTGATGTCCAGAGTTGAGGGAATACCCGTGATAGTCATCTCATCCTTCAGAGATCCCAGCCTCATCGTTAACGCCATGAAGCTCGGCGTGGCCGACTACATACTTAAACCGTTCGATGTCCATTCGCTGAGGGATTCCGTCGAGAAGGCGATCCGAAAGTCCAGGGAGACACGAGCCGCCATGTCCGCCGAGGAGGAAAGAGAGGTCATCGTGGACGCGGTGCTGTTCAGAGGATATTTCTACTATCTCGAATCGATCCGTTCTTTCGGCCGATCGGTCAACACCGCGCCGGACATGGAGTCCCTTGTCCGTAGGATGATACAATCGGTTATGACGTCGCTCGGCGTAGGTCAATGTATGATCTTCCTGCCGGAGGATGACGGATTCGCCCTGAAAAGTTATTCCCCTATGAGTCAATCCGTTCAGAACATACTTACCGTCCCTCGCTCGCATCCGCTCTTCCAGTTCTTGGAAAAAGAAGGAAGGATAGCATTCGAGAGGGAGCTGAAAGCCCACATGCCTGAAGATTCACGCGAGCTTATCTCCAGACTCAGTGGATTAGGTGTGTATCTATACGCTCCAATGCTGGTCGAGGAGAAACTGATGGGGGCGATAGTCGTCGGTGATAAGCTCTGTGGCACGAGATTTGTCCCCGGTGAGCTCGATCTGCTTTCAACCCTGGCCTTACAGGGGGCTTGGGCGATCAGGGCCATAACCTCGCGCCAGAGCGTAGAGGGGATGAACAGATTCCTGAAAGATCTGCTGGATAACCTCACCAGCGGAGTCATAGCGATCGACGTTGAGGGCAGAATACTGATCTTCAACAGCTACGCTCAAAAACTTACGGGATATGACCCGGATCAAATTCTGGGCCAGAATATCTCCAAGCTGGGCGATGAGTTCTCGTCCATGGTCATGCGCTCGCTCGGGATGGATGAACCTCAAAAAAGAGTCGAAGTTCGTTTGACTTCGGCCAAGGGTGATGAAATCCCCATCGGCATGAACATATCCATCCTGAAGAACCCCTCCGGCGAAAAGATCGGCGCGGCGATGATATTCGCCGATCTCTCACATGTCCAGCGTATCGAAGCGAAGAGGAGGTTATCGGATAAGCTCGATATATGGCTCGCCGTCGCCGCCGAGCTGGAACATCTCTTCAGAAATCCTCTCGTTTCCATCAAGACGTTCGCCCAGCTTCTTCCGGAGAAATACGAGGACGAGGAGTTCAGAACGAAGTTTTACAGGTTGGTGGGCGATGACGTGGACTTCATGAGCAGCCTCATCGAAGAATTCACTGCCTTCTCACACCCCTTACACCTTGAAAGGAAACCGGCCGATCTTAATCTCATCATCTCAAAGGTTATATCAAAGCTGAAGGGAGAGATGGAGGGGATCGAACTTGATCTCGAATATGATGAGAAACTCGGTCAGGTTATACTCGATTCGGATCTTTTTTCCAAGGCACTGGAAAACGTTCTCACAAATTGCCTGGATGATCTTGACCCGGATAGACGCAGGATTTCGCTGAAAACCGGATCGATACAGGACATATGGAACGGGGGGAAAAAGGCGATCGTGGAGATATCATATCCAAGGGTCGAGGATTATGTTAGACCTTTGAAAGGCGCGGGAACGATCCAGTTTGCCATCGCCGAGCGCATCATAGCGGAACACGGAGGATTGATCTATATGGAGGAGAAGGAGGGCAAGATGATATCGCTCAGGATCGAGCTACCTATGGAGGATGAGAGTGGCTCAAAGGCCTAAATTGTTGATCGTCGATGACAATATAGGATTTTCCGAATCGATCAGGCTTATCCTTCAGGATGAGTATGAAATTCAACTGGCTCACAGCGGATTTGAGGCGCTAGAAAAGGCGAAATCGAACCTCTTCGATCTGATACTTCTGGATATAAGATTGCCGAGGATGGATGGCCTGGAGACCCTCAAACGGCTCAAGACCATCTCGCCTGAGAGTGAGGTCATAATGATAACCGCCTACGGCGATGTGAGGACGATCAAGAGCGCCCTCAGACTGGGGGCTGTCGATTACCTGGAGAAGACCGGATTCCTGGCTCACGAGATAAAGGAGACCC includes these proteins:
- a CDS encoding diguanylate cyclase — translated: MARILVVDDDKLVLQLFIETLSEEGYNVDGASSGTEALDLLRRNQYEVILTDLKLPEMSGIEILKKAKSKDPNVEVIIITAYGTIDLIVEAVREGAYDFIVKPAELSRISLAVKNALTKRSLERELKEAIRKHQELYEMAVRDPLTGLYNQRYFRDLMGREINKGGTLSLVMFDLDNFKYYNDTHGHLKGDQLLKDIAKILESNRRSTDIVARYGGDEFTIILPGTTKENAERFAWRCVREVENHHFKGEEVMPKGKVTMSGGVASFPEDAIGAEELVEKADKACYWAKEMGRNRVMAYERREEEDEG
- a CDS encoding response regulator yields the protein MRDRILIVEPEPSVRESLRLILRDDHEIETAGEMDEAKEMLSKGRFDLVMVDLTEGDLAPLTDLMSRVEGIPVIVISSFRDPSLIVNAMKLGVADYILKPFDVHSLRDSVEKAIRKSRETRAAMSAEEEREVIVDAVLFRGYFYYLESIRSFGRSVNTAPDMESLVRRMIQSVMTSLGVGQCMIFLPEDDGFALKSYSPMSQSVQNILTVPRSHPLFQFLEKEGRIAFERELKAHMPEDSRELISRLSGLGVYLYAPMLVEEKLMGAIVVGDKLCGTRFVPGELDLLSTLALQGAWAIRAITSRQSVEGMNRFLKDLLDNLTSGVIAIDVEGRILIFNSYAQKLTGYDPDQILGQNISKLGDEFSSMVMRSLGMDEPQKRVEVRLTSAKGDEIPIGMNISILKNPSGEKIGAAMIFADLSHVQRIEAKRRLSDKLDIWLAVAAELEHLFRNPLVSIKTFAQLLPEKYEDEEFRTKFYRLVGDDVDFMSSLIEEFTAFSHPLHLERKPADLNLIISKVISKLKGEMEGIELDLEYDEKLGQVILDSDLFSKALENVLTNCLDDLDPDRRRISLKTGSIQDIWNGGKKAIVEISYPRVEDYVRPLKGAGTIQFAIAERIIAEHGGLIYMEEKEGKMISLRIELPMEDESGSKA